The Pseudorhodobacter turbinis genome contains a region encoding:
- a CDS encoding HK97-gp10 family putative phage morphogenesis protein: MEMKLTGMAELEQALLALGDEYGPKAGVQALRPAVRAAVDPIKSIIETTTPRDSGQLAASTKIRIGKPTKKMLASEHFHENMVLVGRVGWTWSGAPSLWHQALAVEFGTTEMSGSATLRNALDMNAEEMINNFGRTLGPAIEKKAKQLHKKRMKGK, from the coding sequence ATGGAAATGAAATTAACAGGCATGGCTGAACTAGAACAAGCCCTACTCGCATTAGGTGATGAGTACGGTCCTAAAGCTGGTGTGCAGGCACTTAGACCTGCTGTCCGTGCGGCTGTTGATCCAATTAAATCTATAATTGAAACAACCACGCCAAGAGACTCGGGGCAATTAGCTGCATCCACCAAGATCAGAATAGGTAAGCCGACGAAGAAAATGTTAGCTTCCGAGCATTTCCACGAAAATATGGTCCTAGTTGGAAGGGTGGGTTGGACTTGGTCTGGCGCACCTTCCTTGTGGCATCAAGCGTTAGCCGTGGAATTTGGGACAACTGAAATGTCAGGTTCCGCAACTCTAAGAAATGCATTGGATATGAATGCCGAGGAGATGATTAACAACTTCGGTAGAACATTGGGTCCGGCAATCGAGAAAAAAGCGAAACAACTTCACAAGAAAAGAATGAAGGGTAAATAA